From the genome of Bacteroidota bacterium, one region includes:
- a CDS encoding helix-turn-helix transcriptional regulator — protein sequence MFRKWKSVYRIEGVFIQQVRMNIFAVMEIEKIIGQNIERIRKSQGLTQKMLCEKADLMQARLSELENGKTPPNVKTLEKVAVALAIPLAELFRDTTKANQSLLDKLQAIEALPKEKRKSLLMTIDVFLKEHSDLKRGRKKR from the coding sequence TTGTTTAGAAAATGGAAATCGGTTTACCGGATTGAGGGCGTATTCATTCAACAGGTAAGAATGAATATCTTTGCCGTAATGGAGATTGAGAAAATCATCGGGCAAAACATTGAGCGCATACGCAAATCGCAGGGGTTAACCCAAAAGATGTTATGTGAAAAAGCGGACTTAATGCAAGCCAGGCTCTCCGAACTTGAGAACGGCAAAACACCGCCGAATGTGAAAACACTTGAAAAAGTGGCGGTTGCCTTGGCTATTCCCCTTGCCGAACTTTTTAGAGATACGACAAAGGCAAATCAATCTTTATTAGATAAGTTACAGGCCATTGAAGCTTTGCCGAAAGAAAAACGCAAAAGCCTGTTAATGACCATTGATGTGTTTTTGAAGGAACACAGCGACCTTAAAAGAGGTAGAAAGAAACGGTAG
- a CDS encoding type IV secretion system DNA-binding domain-containing protein, with amino-acid sequence MKFEDFLKLLYEIISIILTLLWELAKFLYSLITGWKPEPPEPELNNQYQAALAPVKEVLSQDGDGFCLGGKYCTSAHTALQGGIAIGGSGYGKTSCVLQPTLYNMVDHSVIIHDSSLELAKNTLGFHHFHNFGIKILNYDKPQVSDGYNPISRVRGITDAQKVSNLLIRNTLGSGNGSDNFWNLQASAFLTMLVLLVLKEQKQELRNLTNVKYLLDNYSSGSLDNLVAKSGDRFIIQEYKNFLSYDQKVISSIVATCRSALNLWNSPNIQLLTSFDSIDFKAFRKQKTALYIQNSTLSLPFYSVITSIFFEQFFAELMEELPHEDDLHTYFLIDEFSSLYIPSIQLAVSNLRKFKANCFLVVQSEHQIKHVYGENQATAILQNMYSRVYFPGQDMQTCQSISSRLGKREVEIEDEETGKKTKRIRELLTPQEVYELGQNRALVFVGTKAIYTNMYPFYENKKLKQYSQLPAPEITSKLPWQTVPLITL; translated from the coding sequence ATGAAATTCGAAGACTTCTTAAAACTACTATATGAGATTATCTCTATCATCCTCACGCTATTGTGGGAACTTGCTAAATTTCTGTACAGCTTGATTACCGGATGGAAGCCAGAACCTCCCGAACCCGAACTTAATAACCAGTACCAAGCGGCCTTAGCTCCTGTGAAAGAAGTGTTGAGCCAAGACGGAGACGGCTTTTGTCTCGGGGGCAAGTACTGTACTTCGGCACATACCGCCCTGCAAGGGGGGATTGCCATCGGTGGGAGCGGCTACGGCAAAACCAGTTGTGTGTTGCAACCCACATTGTACAACATGGTTGACCACTCCGTTATCATTCACGATAGTTCACTGGAACTGGCAAAAAATACACTCGGTTTCCATCACTTCCATAATTTTGGAATTAAAATATTAAATTACGATAAACCGCAAGTAAGCGATGGGTATAATCCAATTTCGCGTGTTCGCGGTATTACCGATGCTCAAAAGGTAAGTAACTTGCTCATCCGAAACACCCTCGGCAGTGGCAATGGCTCTGATAATTTTTGGAATTTACAGGCATCGGCTTTTTTGACAATGTTAGTATTACTTGTATTAAAAGAGCAAAAGCAGGAACTAAGGAATTTAACCAACGTAAAATATTTACTGGATAATTATTCGTCAGGGTCTTTGGATAATTTGGTTGCCAAAAGCGGCGACCGTTTCATTATTCAGGAATACAAAAACTTTTTAAGCTACGACCAAAAGGTGATTAGCTCCATTGTGGCCACCTGCCGGAGCGCATTAAACCTGTGGAACTCACCCAATATCCAGTTGTTAACCTCGTTTGACAGTATAGATTTTAAAGCATTCAGAAAACAAAAAACCGCCCTCTATATTCAAAACAGTACGTTATCACTGCCATTTTATTCTGTTATAACCTCTATATTTTTTGAGCAGTTTTTCGCAGAATTAATGGAGGAGCTACCCCATGAAGACGACCTACACACTTACTTTCTCATTGATGAATTTTCCAGTTTATACATTCCGTCCATACAACTGGCGGTTAGTAATCTACGGAAATTTAAAGCGAATTGTTTTTTGGTGGTGCAAAGTGAACACCAGATTAAGCATGTCTATGGGGAGAATCAGGCAACCGCCATACTACAAAATATGTACTCGCGTGTTTATTTTCCGGGGCAGGATATGCAAACCTGTCAGAGTATTTCCAGTCGCTTAGGGAAAAGGGAAGTGGAAATTGAAGATGAAGAAACAGGTAAAAAAACAAAGCGAATTAGGGAATTATTAACCCCGCAGGAAGTTTATGAATTGGGCCAAAACAGGGCACTGGTTTTTGTTGGTACTAAGGCAATATACACCAATATGTACCCCTTCTATGAAAACAAAAAATTAAAGCAGTATAGTCAATTACCTGCCCCTGAAATAACCTCGAAGTTACCCTGGCAAACTGTTCCGCTTATCACATTGTAA
- a CDS encoding relaxase/mobilization nuclease domain-containing protein: MSKMLIKLLPRHSAAAFRNLTNYILNHEKSVDYPPVLITHNLRGKNDKESWIKQFYENEALYRKTKHSRSIYCYHEILSVAAADRKSVTPEMLRDLGQKYIELRGKDALYLGFAHFDRDHVHIHFQVSGLKYRQSKAHRLSREALQTLKIDFQNYHREKYPQLDKSICEHGKGKEYLTDREYQYKARTKRTLLKEDIAKTVRECFEKASTQNEFIEMLMHHELPSYERKGIATGVVHGNLKFRFSRLGIEQHELEKLPVDLSPEQQALDEIRAIRGGSYNLDRELER, from the coding sequence ATGTCAAAGATGCTTATCAAATTGTTGCCACGCCATAGTGCCGCGGCGTTTAGAAACTTAACAAATTATATTTTAAACCACGAAAAATCTGTTGATTATCCACCTGTATTAATCACCCACAACCTACGGGGAAAGAACGATAAGGAAAGTTGGATTAAGCAGTTTTACGAAAACGAAGCCTTATATAGAAAAACTAAACACTCCCGGTCTATTTACTGTTACCATGAAATTTTGTCGGTAGCTGCCGCTGACCGCAAAAGTGTTACCCCTGAAATGCTCCGCGATTTAGGTCAAAAGTATATCGAGCTTCGCGGCAAAGATGCTCTGTATCTCGGCTTCGCCCATTTCGACCGCGACCACGTACATATCCATTTTCAAGTAAGCGGTTTAAAATACCGTCAATCAAAAGCACACCGTTTATCACGGGAAGCATTGCAAACATTAAAAATAGATTTTCAAAATTACCACAGGGAAAAGTACCCACAACTGGATAAAAGTATTTGCGAGCATGGTAAAGGTAAAGAATATCTTACGGATAGGGAATATCAATACAAAGCCCGTACTAAGCGCACACTACTAAAAGAAGATATTGCGAAAACAGTACGTGAATGTTTTGAAAAAGCTAGTACCCAGAATGAGTTTATCGAAATGCTCATGCACCATGAACTGCCGTCTTATGAACGAAAGGGGATTGCAACTGGCGTAGTTCATGGAAATTTAAAATTCCGTTTCTCGCGCTTGGGTATTGAACAGCACGAACTGGAAAAACTGCCTGTTGACCTCTCGCCTGAACAACAAGCGCTGGATGAAATCCGGGCTATCCGTGGAGGTTCATATAATCTGGACAGGGAATTGGAACGATAA